The proteins below come from a single Mugil cephalus isolate CIBA_MC_2020 chromosome 7, CIBA_Mcephalus_1.1, whole genome shotgun sequence genomic window:
- the LOC125011293 gene encoding ephrin type-A receptor 4-like isoform X1: MEPLRTARRSSGDRTRFHAAHMAANLWRLVSACAWTVTMVSSSRTRIYPPNEVTLLDTRTVPGELKWAASPLEGGWEEVSIMDEKNIPIRTYQVCNVLEPNQNNWLRTDWIPRSGAQRVYVEVKFTLRDCNSLPGVTGTCKETFNLYYHESNEDRESYIKESSFIKVDTVAADESFTQVDVGDRIMKLNTEVRDVKVTTRKGFYLAFQDVGACIALVSVRVFYKTCPLTIRNLATFPDTVTGADTSSLVEVRGSCVNQSEEREEPKMYCGADGEWLVPIGGCLCNPGYEEKGGACKPCSAGFYKSKSSDAGCAKCPPHSHSLRDGATACDCHSGFYRVDADPPSMACTQPPSAPQQLISVVNETSVVLEWAPPRRLGGRSDTSYTVECLICQTGGQSQTGGRALTRSRNVSQPEAQQSGLGMQSDQGIVGPEAQLGRGVFQSRPGDYPRLSSSSSSSASSSQLCLPCGSDVLFSPGQAALRATRVVVSELRAHTHYTFIVHARNGVSQASGAGAAQSVSVSVTTNQAAPSPVSSIQATDFTRHSLSLSWQQPDRPNGVILEYEVKFYEKDQRERSYRIMRTFSRSVDVTGLSPLTVYVFHVRARTAAGYGEFSSPFEFSTNSDPFPLIGEGVNSAFLLLSVSGVGILLLISAAVFIITRRRSKYGKTKQDSEEEKHLNPGVKIYVDPFTYEDPDQAIHEFAKEIDVSSIHIEKVIGMGEFGEVCSGRLRVQGKREIYVAIKSLKAGYSDKQRRDFLSEASIMGQFDHPNIIRLEGVVTRCKPLMIITEYMENGSLDAFLRKHDGQFTVIQLVGMLRGIASGMKYLSDMSYVHRDLAARNILVNSNLVCKVSDFGLSRVLEDDPEAAYTTREATGTYLSPGGKIPIRWTAPEAIAYRKFSTASDVWSYGIVMWEVVSYGERPYWDMNNQDVIKAIEEGYRLPAPMDCPVVLHQLMLDCWEKERADRPTFSQILNMLDKLIRNPGTLRRTGGDRYIMYIPTGAMLESGVASEVCVSVLPEVCVPEWSVCEWLQSIGLERYRDTLAAAGYTSLDSLLALTHQEMDRLGIITPSHQDILIASVQQEMLSQMQHMQHSMVPV; the protein is encoded by the exons AGTGCCAGGAGAGCTGAAATGGGCAGCGAGTCCTTTGGAGGGAGGG TGGGAAGAGGTGAGCATCATGGACGAGAAGAACATCCCCATCAGAACGTACCAGGTGTGTAACGTCCTGGAACCCAATCAAAACAACTGGCTGAGGACGGACTGGATCCCTCGGTCAGGCGCTCAGCGGGTCTACGTCGAGGTCAAGTTCACCCTGAGAGACTGTAACAGCCTGCCCGGCGTCACCGGCACCTGCAAG GAGACATTCAATTTGTACTACCACGAGTcaaatgaagacagagagagctACATCAAAGAGAGCAGCTTCATTAAGGTGGACACCGTGGCTGCAGACGAGAGCTTCACCCAG GTGGATGTGGGAGACCGCATCATGAAACTGAACACTGAGGTGCGAGATGTAAAAGTCACAACCAGGAAGGGCTTCTACCTGGCCTTTCAGGACGTCGGCGCGTGCATCGCTTTGGTTTCCGTCAGAGTTTTCTACAAAACCTGCCCGCTCACCATTCGCAACCTGGCGACCTTTCCCGACACCGTCACCGGCGCCGACACATCCTCCTTGGTGGAGGTCAGGGGATCCTGCGTCAACCAAtcggaagaaagagaggaaccTAAAATGTACTGCGGCGCTGATGGGGAATGGTTAGTTCCTATTGGTGGATGCCTCTGCAATCCAGGATACGAGGAGAAGGGCGGTGCATGTAAAC CCTGTTCTGCCGGTTTCTATAAGTCCAAGTCTTCAGATGCAGGGTGCGCCAAGTGCCCTCCACATAGCCACTCACTCAGGGACGGGGCGACTGCCTGCGACTGCCACTCTGGGTTCTACCGTGTCGACGCTGACCCTCCCTCCATGGCCTGCACCC AGCCACCGTCCGCCCCGCAGCAGCTCATCTCTGTGGTGAATGAGACCTCGGTGGTCTTGGAGTGGGCCCCCCCTCGCCGGCTGGGAGGAAGGAGCGACACCAGCTACACCGTGGAGTGCCTCATATGTCAAACCGGGGGCCAGAGCCAGACTGGCGGCAGAGCGCTCACGAGGAGCCGCAACGTCTCCCAACCCGAGGCTCAGCAGAGCGGCCTGGGGATGCAGTCGGACCAGGGCATCGTGGGACCTGAAGCCCAGCTGGGCAGGGGCGTCTTCCAGAGCAGGCCCGGGGACTACCCCCGGctcagctccagcagctccagctccgcCTCCAGCTCTCAGCTCTGCCTGCCCTGCGGCTCGGACGTGCTCTTCTCTCCCGGCCAGGCCGCCCTGAGGGCCACCAGGGTGGTCGTGAGCGAGCTCAGGGCCCACACCCACTACACCTTCATCGTCCACGCGCGCAACGGGGTCTCCCAGGCCAGCGGCGCAGGGGCAGCGCAGAGTGTGTCCGTCAGCGTCACCACCAACCAAGCCG CTCCCTCTCCGGTGTCATCCATCCAAGCCACCGATTTCACCAGGCACAGTTTGTCGTTGTCGTGGCAACAGCCGGACAGACCCAACGGGGTCATCCTGGAATACGAGGTCAAGTTCTATGAAAAG GATCAGAGGGAGAGGTCCTACCGCATAATGAGGACCTTCTCTCGGAGCGTGGACGTCACCGGCCTCAGCCCCCTCACCGTGTACGTGTTTCATGTGCGCGCTCGCACGGCCGCCGGGTATGGAGAGTTCAGCTCGCCGTTCGAATTCTCCACCAATTCAG atcCCTTCCCTCTGATTGGAGAAGGAGTGAACTCTgccttcctgctgctgtctgtcagCGGGGTTGGAATTTTACTGCTGATATCTGCAGCTGTCTTCATTATTACTCGCAG GAGGAGCAAGTACGGCAAGACGAAGCAGGActcggaggaggagaaacatctTAACCCAG GCGTCAAAATCTACGTGGACCCGTTCACCTATGAGGACCCAGATCAGGCGATCCACGAGTTTGCCAAAGAGATTGATGTTAGCAGCATTCACATCGAGAAGGTTATTGGCATGG GAGAGTTTGGGGAAGTGTGCAGTGGTCGGCTGCGTGTGCAGGGGAAGAGGGAGATCTACGTGGCCATCAAGAGTTTGAAGGCGGGCTACTCTGACAAACAGAGGAGGGACTTCCTGTCTGAGGCCTCCATCATGGGACAGTTCGACCACCCCAACATCATCAGGCTGGAGGGTGTCGTCACGAGAT GCAAGCCGCTGATGATCATCACAGAGTACATGGAAAATGGATCCCTGGATGCATTCCTTCGG AAACACGACGGCCAGTTCACAGTGATCCAGCTGGTCGGCATGCTGCGTGGCATCGCCTCCGGCATGAAGTACCTGTCAGACATGAGCTACGTTCACAGAGACCTGGCAGCTCGGAACATCCTGGTCAACAGCAACCTGGTGTGCAAGGTGTCCGACTTTGGCCTGAGCCGAGTTCTGGAGGACGACCCAGAGGCCGCCTACACTACAAGG GAGGCCACTGGGACTTATCTTTCCCCCGGAGGGAAGATTCCCATCAGATGGACTGCTCCAGAAGCTATCGCCTACAGGAAGTTCTCCACGGCCAGTGATGTGTGGAGCTACGGCATTGTCATGTGGGAGGTGGTTTCATACGGAGAGAGGCCCTACTGGGACATGAACAACCAGGAC GTAATTAAAGCGATAGAGGAGGGCTACCGGCTGCCTGCGCCGATGGACTGCCCCGTGGTGCTGCACCAGCTCATGTTGGACTGCTGGGAGAAAGAGCGAGCAGACAGGCCCACATTCAGCCAGATACTCAACATGTTGGACAAACTCATCCGCAACCCCGGCACTCTGCGCCGGACAGGAGGGGACAGGTACATAATGTACAT ACCCACAGGCGCCATGTTGGAGTCAGGGGTGGCTTCAGAGGTGTGCGTGTCGGTCCTGCCAGAGGTGTGCGTGCCAGAGTGGTCGGTGTGTGAGTGGCTGCAGTCCATCGGGTTGGAGAGGTACAGGGACACCCTGGCAGCAGCGGGTTACACCAGCCTCGACAGTCTCCTGGCTCTCACACACCA GGAGATGGACAGACTTGGAATAATCACGCCCTCGCACCAGGACATACTAATTGCCAGTGTGCAGCAGGAAATGCTGTCTCAGATGCAACACATGCAACACTCGATGGTTCCGGTCTGA
- the LOC125011293 gene encoding ephrin type-A receptor 4-like isoform X2 yields MEPLRTARRSSGDRTRFHAAHMAANLWRLVSACAWTVTMVSSSRTRIYPPNEVTLLDTRTVPGELKWAASPLEGGWEEVSIMDEKNIPIRTYQVCNVLEPNQNNWLRTDWIPRSGAQRVYVEVKFTLRDCNSLPGVTGTCKETFNLYYHESNEDRESYIKESSFIKVDTVAADESFTQVDVGDRIMKLNTEVRDVKVTTRKGFYLAFQDVGACIALVSVRVFYKTCPLTIRNLATFPDTVTGADTSSLVEVRGSCVNQSEEREEPKMYCGADGEWLVPIGGCLCNPGYEEKGGACKPCSAGFYKSKSSDAGCAKCPPHSHSLRDGATACDCHSGFYRVDADPPSMACTQPPSAPQQLISVVNETSVVLEWAPPRRLGGRSDTSYTVECLICQTGGQSQTGGRALTRSRNVSQPEAQQSGLGMQSDQGIVGPEAQLGRGVFQSRPGDYPRLSSSSSSSASSSQLCLPCGSDVLFSPGQAALRATRVVVSELRAHTHYTFIVHARNGVSQASGAGAAQSVSVSVTTNQAAPSPVSSIQATDFTRHSLSLSWQQPDRPNGVILEYEVKFYEKDQRERSYRIMRTFSRSVDVTGLSPLTVYVFHVRARTAAGYGEFSSPFEFSTNSDPFPLIGEGVNSAFLLLSVSGVGILLLISAAVFIITRRRSKYGKTKQDSEEEKHLNPGVKIYVDPFTYEDPDQAIHEFAKEIDVSSIHIEKVIGMGEFGEVCSGRLRVQGKREIYVAIKSLKAGYSDKQRRDFLSEASIMGQFDHPNIIRLEGVVTRCKPLMIITEYMENGSLDAFLRKHDGQFTVIQLVGMLRGIASGMKYLSDMSYVHRDLAARNILVNSNLVCKVSDFGLSRVLEDDPEAAYTTREATGTYLSPGGKIPIRWTAPEAIAYRKFSTASDVWSYGIVMWEVVSYGERPYWDMNNQDVIKAIEEGYRLPAPMDCPVVLHQLMLDCWEKERADRPTFSQILNMLDKLIRNPGTLRRTGGDRPTGAMLESGVASEVCVSVLPEVCVPEWSVCEWLQSIGLERYRDTLAAAGYTSLDSLLALTHQEMDRLGIITPSHQDILIASVQQEMLSQMQHMQHSMVPV; encoded by the exons AGTGCCAGGAGAGCTGAAATGGGCAGCGAGTCCTTTGGAGGGAGGG TGGGAAGAGGTGAGCATCATGGACGAGAAGAACATCCCCATCAGAACGTACCAGGTGTGTAACGTCCTGGAACCCAATCAAAACAACTGGCTGAGGACGGACTGGATCCCTCGGTCAGGCGCTCAGCGGGTCTACGTCGAGGTCAAGTTCACCCTGAGAGACTGTAACAGCCTGCCCGGCGTCACCGGCACCTGCAAG GAGACATTCAATTTGTACTACCACGAGTcaaatgaagacagagagagctACATCAAAGAGAGCAGCTTCATTAAGGTGGACACCGTGGCTGCAGACGAGAGCTTCACCCAG GTGGATGTGGGAGACCGCATCATGAAACTGAACACTGAGGTGCGAGATGTAAAAGTCACAACCAGGAAGGGCTTCTACCTGGCCTTTCAGGACGTCGGCGCGTGCATCGCTTTGGTTTCCGTCAGAGTTTTCTACAAAACCTGCCCGCTCACCATTCGCAACCTGGCGACCTTTCCCGACACCGTCACCGGCGCCGACACATCCTCCTTGGTGGAGGTCAGGGGATCCTGCGTCAACCAAtcggaagaaagagaggaaccTAAAATGTACTGCGGCGCTGATGGGGAATGGTTAGTTCCTATTGGTGGATGCCTCTGCAATCCAGGATACGAGGAGAAGGGCGGTGCATGTAAAC CCTGTTCTGCCGGTTTCTATAAGTCCAAGTCTTCAGATGCAGGGTGCGCCAAGTGCCCTCCACATAGCCACTCACTCAGGGACGGGGCGACTGCCTGCGACTGCCACTCTGGGTTCTACCGTGTCGACGCTGACCCTCCCTCCATGGCCTGCACCC AGCCACCGTCCGCCCCGCAGCAGCTCATCTCTGTGGTGAATGAGACCTCGGTGGTCTTGGAGTGGGCCCCCCCTCGCCGGCTGGGAGGAAGGAGCGACACCAGCTACACCGTGGAGTGCCTCATATGTCAAACCGGGGGCCAGAGCCAGACTGGCGGCAGAGCGCTCACGAGGAGCCGCAACGTCTCCCAACCCGAGGCTCAGCAGAGCGGCCTGGGGATGCAGTCGGACCAGGGCATCGTGGGACCTGAAGCCCAGCTGGGCAGGGGCGTCTTCCAGAGCAGGCCCGGGGACTACCCCCGGctcagctccagcagctccagctccgcCTCCAGCTCTCAGCTCTGCCTGCCCTGCGGCTCGGACGTGCTCTTCTCTCCCGGCCAGGCCGCCCTGAGGGCCACCAGGGTGGTCGTGAGCGAGCTCAGGGCCCACACCCACTACACCTTCATCGTCCACGCGCGCAACGGGGTCTCCCAGGCCAGCGGCGCAGGGGCAGCGCAGAGTGTGTCCGTCAGCGTCACCACCAACCAAGCCG CTCCCTCTCCGGTGTCATCCATCCAAGCCACCGATTTCACCAGGCACAGTTTGTCGTTGTCGTGGCAACAGCCGGACAGACCCAACGGGGTCATCCTGGAATACGAGGTCAAGTTCTATGAAAAG GATCAGAGGGAGAGGTCCTACCGCATAATGAGGACCTTCTCTCGGAGCGTGGACGTCACCGGCCTCAGCCCCCTCACCGTGTACGTGTTTCATGTGCGCGCTCGCACGGCCGCCGGGTATGGAGAGTTCAGCTCGCCGTTCGAATTCTCCACCAATTCAG atcCCTTCCCTCTGATTGGAGAAGGAGTGAACTCTgccttcctgctgctgtctgtcagCGGGGTTGGAATTTTACTGCTGATATCTGCAGCTGTCTTCATTATTACTCGCAG GAGGAGCAAGTACGGCAAGACGAAGCAGGActcggaggaggagaaacatctTAACCCAG GCGTCAAAATCTACGTGGACCCGTTCACCTATGAGGACCCAGATCAGGCGATCCACGAGTTTGCCAAAGAGATTGATGTTAGCAGCATTCACATCGAGAAGGTTATTGGCATGG GAGAGTTTGGGGAAGTGTGCAGTGGTCGGCTGCGTGTGCAGGGGAAGAGGGAGATCTACGTGGCCATCAAGAGTTTGAAGGCGGGCTACTCTGACAAACAGAGGAGGGACTTCCTGTCTGAGGCCTCCATCATGGGACAGTTCGACCACCCCAACATCATCAGGCTGGAGGGTGTCGTCACGAGAT GCAAGCCGCTGATGATCATCACAGAGTACATGGAAAATGGATCCCTGGATGCATTCCTTCGG AAACACGACGGCCAGTTCACAGTGATCCAGCTGGTCGGCATGCTGCGTGGCATCGCCTCCGGCATGAAGTACCTGTCAGACATGAGCTACGTTCACAGAGACCTGGCAGCTCGGAACATCCTGGTCAACAGCAACCTGGTGTGCAAGGTGTCCGACTTTGGCCTGAGCCGAGTTCTGGAGGACGACCCAGAGGCCGCCTACACTACAAGG GAGGCCACTGGGACTTATCTTTCCCCCGGAGGGAAGATTCCCATCAGATGGACTGCTCCAGAAGCTATCGCCTACAGGAAGTTCTCCACGGCCAGTGATGTGTGGAGCTACGGCATTGTCATGTGGGAGGTGGTTTCATACGGAGAGAGGCCCTACTGGGACATGAACAACCAGGAC GTAATTAAAGCGATAGAGGAGGGCTACCGGCTGCCTGCGCCGATGGACTGCCCCGTGGTGCTGCACCAGCTCATGTTGGACTGCTGGGAGAAAGAGCGAGCAGACAGGCCCACATTCAGCCAGATACTCAACATGTTGGACAAACTCATCCGCAACCCCGGCACTCTGCGCCGGACAGGAGGGGACAG ACCCACAGGCGCCATGTTGGAGTCAGGGGTGGCTTCAGAGGTGTGCGTGTCGGTCCTGCCAGAGGTGTGCGTGCCAGAGTGGTCGGTGTGTGAGTGGCTGCAGTCCATCGGGTTGGAGAGGTACAGGGACACCCTGGCAGCAGCGGGTTACACCAGCCTCGACAGTCTCCTGGCTCTCACACACCA GGAGATGGACAGACTTGGAATAATCACGCCCTCGCACCAGGACATACTAATTGCCAGTGTGCAGCAGGAAATGCTGTCTCAGATGCAACACATGCAACACTCGATGGTTCCGGTCTGA
- the LOC125011293 gene encoding ephrin type-A receptor 4-like isoform X3 — protein MEPLRTARRSSGDRTRFHAAHMAANLWRLVSACAWTVTMVSSSRTRIYPPNEVTLLDTRTVPGELKWAASPLEGGWEEVSIMDEKNIPIRTYQVCNVLEPNQNNWLRTDWIPRSGAQRVYVEVKFTLRDCNSLPGVTGTCKETFNLYYHESNEDRESYIKESSFIKVDTVAADESFTQVDVGDRIMKLNTEVRDVKVTTRKGFYLAFQDVGACIALVSVRVFYKTCPLTIRNLATFPDTVTGADTSSLVEVRGSCVNQSEEREEPKMYCGADGEWLVPIGGCLCNPGYEEKGGACKPCSAGFYKSKSSDAGCAKCPPHSHSLRDGATACDCHSGFYRVDADPPSMACTQPPSAPQQLISVVNETSVVLEWAPPRRLGGRSDTSYTVECLICQTGGQSQTGGRALTRSRNVSQPEAQQSGLGMQSDQGIVGPEAQLGRGVFQSRPGDYPRLSSSSSSSASSSQLCLPCGSDVLFSPGQAALRATRVVVSELRAHTHYTFIVHARNGVSQASGAGAAQSVSVSVTTNQAAPSPVSSIQATDFTRHSLSLSWQQPDRPNGVILEYEVKFYEKDQRERSYRIMRTFSRSVDVTGLSPLTVYVFHVRARTAAGYGEFSSPFEFSTNSDPFPLIGEGVNSAFLLLSVSGVGILLLISAAVFIITRRRSKYGKTKQDSEEEKHLNPGVKIYVDPFTYEDPDQAIHEFAKEIDVSSIHIEKVIGMGEFGEVCSGRLRVQGKREIYVAIKSLKAGYSDKQRRDFLSEASIMGQFDHPNIIRLEGVVTRCKPLMIITEYMENGSLDAFLRKHDGQFTVIQLVGMLRGIASGMKYLSDMSYVHRDLAARNILVNSNLVCKVSDFGLSRVLEDDPEAAYTTREATGTYLSPGGKIPIRWTAPEAIAYRKFSTASDVWSYGIVMWEVVSYGERPYWDMNNQDVIKAIEEGYRLPAPMDCPVVLHQLMLDCWEKERADRPTFSQILNMLDKLIRNPGTLRRTGGDRYIMYIPTGAMLESGVASEVCVSVLPEVCVPEWSVCEWLQSIGLERYRDTLAAAGYTSLDSLLALTHQ, from the exons AGTGCCAGGAGAGCTGAAATGGGCAGCGAGTCCTTTGGAGGGAGGG TGGGAAGAGGTGAGCATCATGGACGAGAAGAACATCCCCATCAGAACGTACCAGGTGTGTAACGTCCTGGAACCCAATCAAAACAACTGGCTGAGGACGGACTGGATCCCTCGGTCAGGCGCTCAGCGGGTCTACGTCGAGGTCAAGTTCACCCTGAGAGACTGTAACAGCCTGCCCGGCGTCACCGGCACCTGCAAG GAGACATTCAATTTGTACTACCACGAGTcaaatgaagacagagagagctACATCAAAGAGAGCAGCTTCATTAAGGTGGACACCGTGGCTGCAGACGAGAGCTTCACCCAG GTGGATGTGGGAGACCGCATCATGAAACTGAACACTGAGGTGCGAGATGTAAAAGTCACAACCAGGAAGGGCTTCTACCTGGCCTTTCAGGACGTCGGCGCGTGCATCGCTTTGGTTTCCGTCAGAGTTTTCTACAAAACCTGCCCGCTCACCATTCGCAACCTGGCGACCTTTCCCGACACCGTCACCGGCGCCGACACATCCTCCTTGGTGGAGGTCAGGGGATCCTGCGTCAACCAAtcggaagaaagagaggaaccTAAAATGTACTGCGGCGCTGATGGGGAATGGTTAGTTCCTATTGGTGGATGCCTCTGCAATCCAGGATACGAGGAGAAGGGCGGTGCATGTAAAC CCTGTTCTGCCGGTTTCTATAAGTCCAAGTCTTCAGATGCAGGGTGCGCCAAGTGCCCTCCACATAGCCACTCACTCAGGGACGGGGCGACTGCCTGCGACTGCCACTCTGGGTTCTACCGTGTCGACGCTGACCCTCCCTCCATGGCCTGCACCC AGCCACCGTCCGCCCCGCAGCAGCTCATCTCTGTGGTGAATGAGACCTCGGTGGTCTTGGAGTGGGCCCCCCCTCGCCGGCTGGGAGGAAGGAGCGACACCAGCTACACCGTGGAGTGCCTCATATGTCAAACCGGGGGCCAGAGCCAGACTGGCGGCAGAGCGCTCACGAGGAGCCGCAACGTCTCCCAACCCGAGGCTCAGCAGAGCGGCCTGGGGATGCAGTCGGACCAGGGCATCGTGGGACCTGAAGCCCAGCTGGGCAGGGGCGTCTTCCAGAGCAGGCCCGGGGACTACCCCCGGctcagctccagcagctccagctccgcCTCCAGCTCTCAGCTCTGCCTGCCCTGCGGCTCGGACGTGCTCTTCTCTCCCGGCCAGGCCGCCCTGAGGGCCACCAGGGTGGTCGTGAGCGAGCTCAGGGCCCACACCCACTACACCTTCATCGTCCACGCGCGCAACGGGGTCTCCCAGGCCAGCGGCGCAGGGGCAGCGCAGAGTGTGTCCGTCAGCGTCACCACCAACCAAGCCG CTCCCTCTCCGGTGTCATCCATCCAAGCCACCGATTTCACCAGGCACAGTTTGTCGTTGTCGTGGCAACAGCCGGACAGACCCAACGGGGTCATCCTGGAATACGAGGTCAAGTTCTATGAAAAG GATCAGAGGGAGAGGTCCTACCGCATAATGAGGACCTTCTCTCGGAGCGTGGACGTCACCGGCCTCAGCCCCCTCACCGTGTACGTGTTTCATGTGCGCGCTCGCACGGCCGCCGGGTATGGAGAGTTCAGCTCGCCGTTCGAATTCTCCACCAATTCAG atcCCTTCCCTCTGATTGGAGAAGGAGTGAACTCTgccttcctgctgctgtctgtcagCGGGGTTGGAATTTTACTGCTGATATCTGCAGCTGTCTTCATTATTACTCGCAG GAGGAGCAAGTACGGCAAGACGAAGCAGGActcggaggaggagaaacatctTAACCCAG GCGTCAAAATCTACGTGGACCCGTTCACCTATGAGGACCCAGATCAGGCGATCCACGAGTTTGCCAAAGAGATTGATGTTAGCAGCATTCACATCGAGAAGGTTATTGGCATGG GAGAGTTTGGGGAAGTGTGCAGTGGTCGGCTGCGTGTGCAGGGGAAGAGGGAGATCTACGTGGCCATCAAGAGTTTGAAGGCGGGCTACTCTGACAAACAGAGGAGGGACTTCCTGTCTGAGGCCTCCATCATGGGACAGTTCGACCACCCCAACATCATCAGGCTGGAGGGTGTCGTCACGAGAT GCAAGCCGCTGATGATCATCACAGAGTACATGGAAAATGGATCCCTGGATGCATTCCTTCGG AAACACGACGGCCAGTTCACAGTGATCCAGCTGGTCGGCATGCTGCGTGGCATCGCCTCCGGCATGAAGTACCTGTCAGACATGAGCTACGTTCACAGAGACCTGGCAGCTCGGAACATCCTGGTCAACAGCAACCTGGTGTGCAAGGTGTCCGACTTTGGCCTGAGCCGAGTTCTGGAGGACGACCCAGAGGCCGCCTACACTACAAGG GAGGCCACTGGGACTTATCTTTCCCCCGGAGGGAAGATTCCCATCAGATGGACTGCTCCAGAAGCTATCGCCTACAGGAAGTTCTCCACGGCCAGTGATGTGTGGAGCTACGGCATTGTCATGTGGGAGGTGGTTTCATACGGAGAGAGGCCCTACTGGGACATGAACAACCAGGAC GTAATTAAAGCGATAGAGGAGGGCTACCGGCTGCCTGCGCCGATGGACTGCCCCGTGGTGCTGCACCAGCTCATGTTGGACTGCTGGGAGAAAGAGCGAGCAGACAGGCCCACATTCAGCCAGATACTCAACATGTTGGACAAACTCATCCGCAACCCCGGCACTCTGCGCCGGACAGGAGGGGACAGGTACATAATGTACAT ACCCACAGGCGCCATGTTGGAGTCAGGGGTGGCTTCAGAGGTGTGCGTGTCGGTCCTGCCAGAGGTGTGCGTGCCAGAGTGGTCGGTGTGTGAGTGGCTGCAGTCCATCGGGTTGGAGAGGTACAGGGACACCCTGGCAGCAGCGGGTTACACCAGCCTCGACAGTCTCCTGGCTCTCACACACCAGTAA